A region of uncultured Carboxylicivirga sp. DNA encodes the following proteins:
- a CDS encoding molybdenum cofactor biosynthesis protein MoaE — protein sequence MYITDKEINIGQIFSEAHSELSGAIVLFSGEVRGINHGQKVEYLEYEAYAPMAEEVFDQILTDAKNKWRLNYANGIHRTGRLNLTECAVVIVTASAHRGDAYAANRYIIDRVKAEVPIWKKEVYTDGTHTWGSNCECNHHTHQSFIHQTNENAYE from the coding sequence ATGTATATTACTGATAAAGAAATAAATATAGGACAAATATTTTCTGAAGCCCACAGTGAATTGAGCGGAGCCATTGTACTCTTCAGTGGTGAAGTAAGAGGGATCAATCACGGGCAAAAGGTTGAGTACCTTGAGTATGAAGCTTATGCTCCTATGGCAGAAGAGGTTTTTGATCAGATATTAACGGATGCCAAAAACAAATGGCGATTAAATTATGCCAATGGAATTCACCGAACAGGCCGTCTGAATTTAACAGAGTGCGCAGTTGTTATTGTTACAGCAAGTGCTCACCGCGGCGATGCTTATGCTGCCAACCGATATATAATTGATCGGGTTAAAGCTGAAGTACCCATCTGGAAAAAAGAAGTATATACCGATGGAACTCATACCTGGGGCAGCAATTGCGAATGTAATCATCACACTCACCAATCATTCATTCACCAGACTAACGAAAACGCATATGAATAA
- a CDS encoding MoaD/ThiS family protein, with amino-acid sequence MERKQIYIQFFGGLKDYFDKTLTLELPSGSLISDCLQQLMIMQPAAIGLLNKCAIAINGTINKENTVLSHNDHVVIMPPYSGG; translated from the coding sequence ATGGAGAGAAAACAAATTTATATACAATTTTTTGGAGGATTAAAAGACTACTTCGATAAGACACTTACTTTGGAACTGCCTTCCGGAAGTCTGATTTCTGATTGCCTTCAACAATTAATGATAATGCAGCCGGCAGCCATTGGACTGTTAAATAAATGCGCCATTGCAATCAATGGGACAATAAATAAAGAGAATACAGTACTGTCTCATAATGATCATGTAGTTATAATGCCACCATACAGTGGAGGTTAA
- a CDS encoding GTP 3',8-cyclase MoaA, with amino-acid sequence MTILSDTYGRRFEKLRVSLTNQCNFNCVYCVGKEHVPGQMIQSARSVQQSESSLQLKDYQAIISKIHQISPLKQIRFTGGEPMLSPHLISLIGFSKDLGIKNVGITTNGWYLERKMKELIDLKIVSLNISLDGISNEFITRMAGHSQAYKVKETIELAVSAGLPVKLNAVIMKGKNEQEILPLLEYARNLNIPVRFIEFMAMGHLHHTKSNYLFSQNEILDTIAARYNFTYIPRTKSSTSEYWRLSSGDTFGIIANYTTPFCHDCNRLRLDSTGKLFGCLSSTQSISLKSRIADDELFKQALAEALGHKQQIQFTGSALSMKYIGG; translated from the coding sequence ATGACAATTCTTTCTGACACATATGGCCGTCGTTTTGAGAAACTAAGAGTTAGCCTCACCAATCAGTGTAATTTCAATTGCGTTTATTGTGTGGGTAAAGAACATGTGCCAGGTCAGATGATTCAAAGCGCCCGTTCGGTTCAACAGTCTGAATCATCATTACAACTAAAAGATTACCAAGCTATAATTTCTAAAATACATCAAATTAGCCCGTTAAAACAAATTCGATTTACGGGTGGAGAACCGATGTTAAGCCCTCATTTAATTTCGCTGATTGGTTTCAGTAAAGATTTGGGAATTAAGAATGTTGGTATCACAACCAATGGCTGGTATCTCGAAAGGAAAATGAAAGAGTTAATTGATTTGAAAATTGTCTCGTTAAACATTTCGCTTGACGGGATAAGTAATGAGTTTATAACCCGCATGGCCGGACACTCGCAGGCATATAAAGTTAAAGAGACAATTGAGCTGGCTGTTTCTGCCGGACTTCCTGTAAAATTGAATGCAGTTATAATGAAAGGTAAAAACGAACAGGAAATACTGCCTTTGCTTGAGTATGCCAGAAACTTAAACATACCCGTTAGATTTATTGAATTTATGGCTATGGGGCATCTTCATCACACAAAAAGTAACTATCTGTTTAGCCAAAATGAAATACTGGATACCATTGCAGCCCGCTACAACTTTACATATATCCCGAGAACTAAGAGTTCTACATCTGAATACTGGAGATTAAGTAGTGGCGACACTTTTGGTATCATTGCCAATTATACAACACCATTTTGCCACGATTGTAATCGCTTACGGTTAGACAGTACCGGCAAATTATTTGGTTGTCTTAGCTCTACACAAAGCATCAGTTTAAAATCACGGATTGCAGATGATGAATTATTTAAGCAAGCTCTTGCAGAAGCACTTGGTCACAAGCAGCAAATACAATTTACAGGCAGTGCTTTATCAATGAAATATATTGGAGGATAA
- a CDS encoding rubredoxin — protein sequence MKELTNHIVRILIKGGILTPGVFLKITKIASQTGNKEISFGSRQDVLFSIPNNLKTQTEEYMNINQLDFEWKTDDKPKTQNIVSSFVANDVYPSTSWVNPGAYIHILEGFDYHPKIKINIVDPVQKLVPHFSGHLNFIASEQEDYWHLYLRNPQDESMREWPELIYSPEIPKIASLLEQIAFNHPIKPLHELVVQVSEQLKLNTLSNFEPLKRIPDFPPYYEGLHKMASGKDLWAGFYWRNNRYTIEFINHVCNLCLHTGIARISITPWKSFLVKNIKTEHRLLWEQMIGHFGINMRHSSFELYWHLPFNNSEALNLRRYLVRCFDKVDVRTFGLTFSIGKPDIPFTSVVIERKWYPKWLNWLNLFKSYRISYAKDFNPESNQYIQYLEDASFKELPERLISLSKKYYASLPEMKIIQSKPVPTKKEELTVYQCSKCMTIYAPFVGNANKGIDPGTDFQYLPDDYCCETCDAPKSLFVKKVVPKDHLTVA from the coding sequence ATGAAAGAACTAACCAATCATATTGTTCGAATCCTGATAAAAGGAGGCATTCTTACTCCGGGAGTTTTCCTGAAGATTACTAAGATTGCTTCTCAAACCGGTAATAAAGAAATCTCTTTTGGATCGCGCCAGGATGTTCTGTTTTCTATTCCTAATAACCTAAAAACACAGACTGAAGAATACATGAACATCAATCAACTTGATTTTGAATGGAAAACGGATGATAAGCCTAAAACCCAAAATATTGTAAGTTCCTTTGTGGCTAACGATGTTTATCCCTCAACTTCGTGGGTTAATCCGGGTGCTTACATTCATATCCTGGAAGGATTTGATTATCATCCTAAGATTAAAATCAATATTGTAGATCCGGTTCAAAAACTTGTTCCTCATTTCTCAGGACACCTTAACTTTATTGCTTCAGAACAAGAAGATTACTGGCATTTATACCTGCGTAATCCACAGGATGAATCGATGCGCGAATGGCCGGAGCTCATTTATTCTCCGGAAATACCAAAAATTGCCAGTTTATTGGAGCAAATTGCTTTTAATCATCCCATAAAACCATTACACGAACTGGTTGTACAGGTGAGCGAACAACTCAAGTTGAATACTCTGTCTAATTTTGAACCCTTAAAGCGAATACCTGATTTTCCTCCATACTATGAAGGATTACATAAGATGGCTTCAGGAAAGGATTTATGGGCAGGTTTTTACTGGCGAAACAACCGATACACCATAGAGTTTATTAATCATGTTTGTAACCTTTGTTTACATACCGGAATAGCCCGTATCAGTATCACTCCTTGGAAAAGCTTTCTGGTTAAGAACATTAAAACCGAACATCGTTTGCTTTGGGAACAAATGATTGGTCATTTTGGTATTAACATGCGCCACTCTTCGTTTGAGTTATACTGGCATCTGCCATTTAACAATTCCGAAGCTTTAAACTTAAGACGATATCTGGTTAGATGCTTCGATAAGGTTGATGTACGAACTTTCGGACTGACTTTTAGCATTGGCAAACCTGATATTCCCTTCACCTCTGTGGTGATCGAACGTAAATGGTATCCTAAATGGCTAAACTGGCTGAATCTGTTTAAGTCTTATCGCATTTCATATGCCAAAGATTTTAATCCTGAATCGAACCAGTACATCCAATACTTGGAAGATGCCAGCTTTAAGGAGTTGCCGGAACGTTTGATCAGCTTAAGCAAGAAATATTATGCATCGCTTCCTGAAATGAAAATTATTCAGTCGAAGCCTGTACCAACCAAGAAGGAAGAACTGACTGTTTACCAATGCTCAAAATGCATGACTATCTATGCTCCTTTTGTTGGAAACGCTAATAAAGGGATTGATCCAGGTACTGATTTTCAATACCTGCCTGATGATTACTGTTGCGAAACATGTGATGCACCCAAAAGCCTATTTGTAAAAAAAGTGGTACCAAAAGATCATTTAACCGTAGCTTGA
- a CDS encoding molybdopterin-dependent oxidoreductase, translating to MKQVSSHTYNTTCSYCGVGCGITISKSPKGKLSLKGNELYPVNHGKLCSKGMNLHHVVQDYSDRLLYPEVRWAKNMPRVRVSWDQAMQRTGSVIKTMIEQYGPDSIGFYVSGQCLTEEYYLVNKLTKGYIGTNNIDTNSRLCMSSAVVGYKMALGEDAVPISYDDIELADCFFITGANPAWCHPILFRRLEAHKAANPDIKIIVADPRKTQTCSIADIHLQLKPGSDVALNNAIAKCLAEEGYLDLDFLENHTNGYKEVLEFLKSFTLESAAEVCGVSVEDIRLTAHYIGQAKGFISMWAMGLNQSVIGVDKNLSLLNISLLTGHIGKPGSGPFSLTGQPNAMGGREVGGMSNLLPAHRDLNNPEHRKEVADFWGVPSLPEKPGYTATEMFQAVLDDKVKVLWIICTNPLVSLPNANVVEEALKKARLVIVQDISKNSITADYADVILPAAGWLEKEGTMTNSDRRISYLPKVLEAPGEALADTTILKRFAGYMGYKGFNFKDDSAVFDEHKALTKGTNIDISGLSYEKLKSEGSAQWPYKEGANKGDERLFGDKQFFTPDKKARLFVAKESNLSEPVNEQFPLVLTTGRVRDHWHTMTKTGKVSKLKQHINNAFLEIHPEDASMRNLKQGDLAIIASRYGTIKIPVTITDSIRKGVVFAPMHWGKILNKDIARANNVTSELVDSRSKEPDFKFTAVDVIKYKKEKERIIIIGAGAGACKFIEEYRKLETEDEILVFSKEANPFYNRILLPEYYTGHKSWDNLVRLEDSLFGKYNIRVSTNNPIESIHPNNKTVTDSKGISHSYDKLIISTGSRPNVPSGVSIDYNGTFSIRSKEDADRLKSYMTFKKSVVVVGGGLLGLEIASSLSEAGLKVTIVHRNARLMDKQLDKLSSSLLAEMISEKNIDLMLNDEIASIQSINNNSSKIQKVFFQSGRSIQTDAIVYAIGTRPNIELAVEAGLETKRGVVVSGRMETSDDSIYAIGEIAEFNGQLYGITLAAEQQACVAAAAVYGDFTKTYEGTVGMNILKFPGVELCSIGLSQSPDTKEYEEILFIDKSQQYYKKCIIHKDRLVGAILMGDKIEFNEFKELIENRIELSDKRLSLLRSGQTPQAVKGKLVCSCNNVGEGNILEEIHNGVVDFDSLCIATGAGTGCGSCKPEVKAILESSKVEATA from the coding sequence TTGAAACAAGTATCTTCACATACCTATAATACTACTTGCTCCTATTGCGGAGTTGGCTGCGGTATTACCATCAGTAAAAGTCCTAAAGGTAAATTATCACTTAAAGGAAATGAGCTGTATCCGGTAAACCATGGTAAACTTTGCTCCAAAGGCATGAACCTGCATCATGTAGTTCAGGATTATAGCGACCGTTTGCTGTATCCCGAAGTAAGATGGGCCAAAAATATGCCAAGGGTAAGAGTAAGCTGGGATCAGGCCATGCAACGCACCGGTTCTGTTATTAAAACCATGATTGAACAATACGGCCCGGATTCCATTGGTTTTTATGTGTCTGGTCAATGTTTAACCGAAGAATACTATCTGGTTAACAAACTGACCAAAGGTTACATTGGAACCAATAACATTGACACCAACTCACGCCTTTGTATGAGTTCTGCCGTTGTGGGATACAAAATGGCTTTAGGCGAAGATGCTGTTCCCATTTCGTATGATGATATAGAACTGGCAGATTGCTTTTTCATTACCGGAGCCAATCCGGCCTGGTGTCATCCTATATTATTTCGCCGTCTCGAAGCACACAAAGCAGCCAATCCTGACATTAAAATTATTGTGGCTGATCCGCGCAAAACACAAACTTGTTCCATTGCTGATATACATCTGCAATTGAAGCCTGGATCTGATGTTGCACTAAATAATGCCATTGCCAAATGTCTGGCGGAAGAAGGATATCTTGATCTTGATTTTTTGGAGAACCATACCAATGGATACAAAGAAGTTCTGGAATTTCTGAAGTCATTTACCTTGGAATCAGCTGCAGAAGTTTGTGGTGTATCTGTTGAAGATATAAGACTAACAGCACACTACATCGGACAGGCTAAAGGCTTTATATCGATGTGGGCCATGGGATTAAATCAAAGTGTGATAGGTGTGGATAAAAACCTGTCGCTCCTGAATATATCATTGCTAACCGGACATATTGGGAAACCAGGTTCTGGTCCGTTTTCACTGACCGGCCAGCCCAATGCCATGGGTGGACGCGAAGTTGGCGGGATGAGTAATTTGCTTCCTGCCCATCGCGACCTAAACAATCCGGAGCATCGTAAAGAAGTAGCTGATTTTTGGGGAGTACCTTCTTTACCCGAGAAACCGGGTTACACAGCTACCGAGATGTTTCAGGCTGTACTCGACGACAAAGTAAAGGTACTTTGGATCATCTGTACCAATCCATTGGTGAGTCTTCCAAATGCCAATGTTGTTGAAGAAGCCTTAAAAAAAGCCCGACTGGTGATCGTTCAGGATATATCGAAAAACAGCATCACTGCTGATTATGCTGATGTAATTCTGCCTGCTGCCGGTTGGCTCGAAAAGGAAGGTACCATGACCAATTCAGATCGAAGGATCAGCTATCTTCCCAAAGTACTGGAAGCTCCGGGCGAGGCTCTGGCCGATACCACCATTCTGAAACGATTTGCCGGTTACATGGGTTACAAGGGTTTTAATTTTAAAGATGATTCGGCAGTATTCGACGAACATAAAGCATTAACCAAAGGAACCAATATTGATATCTCAGGCTTATCATATGAGAAACTAAAATCTGAAGGATCGGCTCAATGGCCCTATAAAGAAGGTGCAAACAAAGGAGATGAACGCTTATTTGGTGACAAACAATTTTTTACACCAGATAAAAAGGCCCGCTTGTTTGTAGCCAAAGAAAGTAATCTATCTGAGCCTGTTAATGAGCAGTTTCCATTGGTATTGACAACTGGTCGTGTACGCGACCACTGGCATACCATGACCAAAACCGGCAAGGTTAGTAAGCTAAAGCAGCATATAAACAATGCTTTTCTCGAAATTCACCCCGAAGATGCTTCAATGCGTAATCTAAAACAGGGTGATCTGGCAATTATAGCCAGTCGTTATGGCACCATAAAAATTCCCGTAACCATAACAGATTCCATTCGAAAAGGAGTAGTTTTTGCACCCATGCACTGGGGCAAAATTCTGAATAAAGATATTGCCAGAGCCAATAACGTTACCTCAGAACTTGTTGATAGCCGCAGTAAAGAACCTGATTTTAAATTTACAGCTGTTGATGTAATTAAATATAAAAAAGAAAAAGAACGCATTATTATCATTGGTGCAGGTGCAGGTGCCTGTAAGTTCATTGAGGAATATAGGAAATTAGAAACCGAAGATGAAATATTGGTTTTTTCAAAAGAAGCCAATCCTTTTTATAACCGTATTCTTTTACCAGAATATTATACCGGTCATAAAAGCTGGGATAATCTGGTAAGATTGGAAGATTCATTATTCGGGAAATATAACATACGGGTATCAACAAATAACCCGATTGAAAGTATTCACCCCAATAACAAAACTGTAACCGATAGCAAAGGTATTTCACACAGCTATGATAAACTTATTATCAGTACAGGTAGCCGACCAAATGTACCATCTGGTGTTTCGATTGATTACAATGGAACCTTTTCTATCAGAAGCAAAGAAGACGCAGATCGGCTTAAAAGCTATATGACTTTTAAAAAGAGTGTTGTGGTAGTTGGCGGTGGATTACTGGGACTGGAAATTGCATCATCACTCAGTGAAGCCGGACTTAAAGTTACCATTGTGCATCGAAATGCGCGATTAATGGATAAACAGCTTGATAAATTATCCAGCTCCTTATTGGCCGAAATGATTTCAGAAAAAAATATTGATCTGATGCTGAATGATGAAATTGCTTCTATTCAAAGTATTAATAATAACAGTTCAAAAATACAGAAAGTATTCTTCCAGAGTGGTCGCTCTATCCAAACCGATGCCATAGTTTATGCCATCGGCACACGACCTAACATAGAATTGGCTGTTGAAGCTGGTTTGGAAACCAAACGAGGTGTTGTGGTTAGCGGACGAATGGAAACCAGTGATGACAGTATTTATGCCATTGGTGAAATAGCCGAATTCAACGGTCAGTTGTATGGCATAACCCTTGCTGCAGAACAACAGGCTTGCGTTGCAGCTGCTGCTGTTTATGGCGACTTCACAAAGACATACGAGGGTACAGTAGGAATGAATATCCTAAAGTTCCCGGGAGTGGAGCTATGTAGCATTGGCTTATCTCAAAGTCCTGACACAAAAGAATATGAAGAAATTCTTTTCATTGATAAATCACAACAGTATTATAAAAAATGTATCATTCATAAAGACAGGCTGGTTGGTGCAATACTTATGGGCGATAAAATTGAGTTCAATGAATTTAAAGAACTGATTGAAAACCGGATTGAATTGTCTGACAAACGCCTCTCTTTATTGCGAAGCGGACAAACACCACAGGCTGTCAAGGGTAAGTTGGTTTGCAGTTGTAATAATGTTGGCGAAGGAAATATTCTGGAAGAAATACATAACGGAGTTGTTGACTTTGATTCGTTATGCATAGCTACCGGAGCAGGTACAGGTTGCGGAAGCTGTAAGCCTGAAGTAAAAGCCATACTGGAATCATCAAAAGTGGAGGCAACAGCATGA
- a CDS encoding MFS transporter, protein MTTISSNKAIKINILSFKAPHMRVFHITWFSFFLCFFGWFGIAPLMAVVREELLLTKSQIGNIIISSVAITIFARLLIGYLCDRIGPRITYTALLILGSIPVMLIGFSNSYESFLLFRLSIGGIGASFVITQYHTSVMFAPNVVGTANATTAGWGNLGGGVTQMVMPVIFSAFNGLGYINTQAWRLAMVVPGLALLIMGFVYYKFTTDTPEGNLSDLKKIDPDYQMKAKSSSGGFLAAIKDYRVWGLFLIYGACFGIELTINNIAAIYYIDNFKLDLKTAGIIAGLFGLMNLFARSLGGFFGDKFGIKFGLRGRVLFLFVVLFIEGLALILFSQMTHLVLAISTMILFSLFVQMSEGATFSVVPFVNKKAVGAISGIVGAGGNAGAVMAGFLFKTEGLSYSSALLILGISVVVISTAALFVRFSEEAELEAKGEMETILGEPTPIPVTVSSK, encoded by the coding sequence ATGACTACAATTTCATCTAATAAAGCCATAAAGATTAACATTCTTAGTTTTAAGGCTCCCCACATGAGGGTCTTTCATATAACATGGTTTTCCTTTTTCCTTTGTTTTTTCGGATGGTTTGGTATTGCTCCATTAATGGCAGTAGTACGAGAAGAACTTTTACTTACAAAATCACAAATAGGTAATATAATTATATCATCAGTTGCGATTACCATTTTTGCCCGACTGCTGATTGGATACCTTTGCGACAGAATTGGTCCACGAATTACTTATACTGCTCTTTTAATATTAGGCTCAATACCTGTAATGCTAATCGGATTCAGTAATAGTTATGAATCATTCCTGCTTTTCAGACTTAGCATAGGGGGAATAGGCGCTTCTTTTGTTATTACACAATACCACACCTCGGTAATGTTTGCTCCAAATGTTGTTGGAACAGCCAATGCAACCACTGCCGGATGGGGAAACCTGGGTGGTGGTGTAACACAAATGGTTATGCCTGTAATCTTTAGTGCTTTTAACGGACTTGGTTATATTAACACACAAGCCTGGAGATTGGCTATGGTTGTACCGGGATTAGCCTTACTTATAATGGGATTTGTATATTATAAATTTACCACTGACACTCCCGAAGGAAACCTTTCAGACCTGAAAAAGATTGATCCAGACTATCAAATGAAGGCTAAGAGTTCGAGCGGTGGTTTTCTTGCTGCAATCAAAGATTACAGAGTATGGGGCCTATTTCTGATATATGGAGCATGCTTCGGTATAGAACTTACTATTAACAACATAGCCGCCATTTATTACATTGACAATTTTAAATTAGATCTTAAAACAGCAGGAATAATAGCAGGATTATTTGGATTGATGAACCTCTTTGCCAGATCATTAGGCGGATTTTTTGGTGATAAATTCGGTATTAAATTCGGTCTTCGAGGAAGGGTTTTATTCTTATTTGTTGTTCTGTTTATTGAAGGTCTTGCTCTCATTCTGTTTAGTCAGATGACACATTTGGTATTGGCTATTTCTACCATGATTCTTTTCAGCTTATTTGTGCAAATGTCTGAAGGTGCAACCTTCTCAGTTGTACCCTTTGTTAATAAAAAAGCTGTTGGAGCCATAAGTGGTATTGTTGGAGCCGGTGGAAATGCCGGAGCGGTTATGGCAGGTTTCCTTTTTAAAACAGAAGGTCTCAGCTACTCCTCTGCTCTATTAATACTCGGCATTAGCGTTGTGGTTATTTCAACAGCTGCATTATTTGTTCGTTTCTCAGAAGAAGCCGAATTGGAAGCCAAGGGAGAAATGGAAACCATACTTGGAGAACCCACACCAATACCTGTTACAGTAAGCAGTAAATAG
- a CDS encoding biotin-dependent carboxyltransferase family protein yields MNKIKVIKAGLLSTIQDEGRADFQKIGMPVGGAMDLIALKMANYLAGNNPLEAAIEMTMTGCCIEFYSDTFIGIAGAMPELTLNSLPIEPYRTIQIKAGDVLDILKINQGARTYLSIAGGFDLPDIMGSKSTYLYGKLGGFNGRALKVGDNIPINKSKPNLKLRRIKEKHIPQLPTESVLRILPGPEKERFTWNGLVNFLTEPYSLSPHCDRMGFRLDGPAIEHLNNDADIISSPIAFGTIQVPSHGSPIVMMADRQTTGGYTRIANVISADFSILAQLKPGDKICFKEVSYKTSIKALKAQEKILKKYS; encoded by the coding sequence ATGAATAAGATTAAAGTCATAAAAGCAGGGTTACTCAGCACTATTCAGGATGAAGGAAGAGCTGATTTTCAAAAGATTGGAATGCCGGTTGGTGGAGCAATGGATTTGATTGCCTTAAAAATGGCTAATTATCTGGCGGGTAACAACCCTTTGGAAGCTGCAATAGAGATGACCATGACAGGTTGCTGCATTGAATTTTATTCTGACACTTTTATTGGTATTGCAGGGGCTATGCCAGAATTGACACTAAATAGTCTGCCTATCGAACCTTATCGAACCATTCAGATTAAAGCTGGTGATGTTCTTGATATTTTAAAGATTAACCAAGGTGCCAGAACGTATTTATCAATTGCCGGAGGATTTGATTTACCTGACATTATGGGTAGTAAATCCACCTATTTATATGGTAAACTTGGTGGTTTCAATGGAAGAGCCCTAAAAGTTGGAGATAATATTCCAATTAATAAAAGCAAACCGAATTTGAAACTGCGGAGAATTAAGGAGAAACATATTCCTCAACTTCCGACCGAATCCGTTCTACGAATTCTGCCAGGACCAGAAAAAGAACGATTCACATGGAATGGCTTGGTAAATTTCCTGACTGAACCTTACTCTCTTTCACCACATTGCGACAGAATGGGGTTTCGCCTCGACGGACCTGCAATTGAACACCTAAACAATGATGCAGATATTATATCATCTCCCATTGCATTTGGAACCATACAGGTTCCCAGTCATGGTTCACCAATAGTTATGATGGCTGATAGACAAACAACTGGCGGATATACTCGCATTGCCAATGTTATATCGGCAGATTTTTCAATTCTGGCGCAATTAAAACCTGGCGATAAGATTTGTTTTAAGGAAGTCAGTTATAAAACATCAATTAAAGCTTTGAAAGCTCAGGAGAAGATTTTGAAGAAATATAGCTAA
- the pxpB gene encoding 5-oxoprolinase subunit PxpB, with product MEFNYHILGDSAVLIRLEQKISPRILEQVNTFTQAIQSLELKGITQVLPSYCDVTIYYDPLLISLPKLLKTIKKIKVENFSHNKKEVRLIHIPVCYDIIVGLDIESVAEHHQIKIETLIEKHCSNKYLVYMLGFTPGFAYLGGLNPQLATPRKQTPRKLIPAGSVGIAGNQTGIYPIDSPGGWQIIGQTPIKMFDINRKPEVFIQSGDYIQFDPITIEKFNKIKESAPFEYQLNLENYTPEYE from the coding sequence TTGGAATTTAATTATCATATACTTGGTGATAGTGCTGTATTAATTCGATTAGAGCAGAAAATCAGTCCGCGCATACTAGAACAAGTAAATACTTTCACCCAAGCCATTCAATCACTTGAATTAAAAGGAATCACCCAGGTACTTCCATCCTATTGTGATGTTACCATTTATTACGATCCATTGTTGATTTCTTTACCCAAACTACTAAAAACCATTAAGAAAATAAAGGTTGAAAATTTCTCACACAACAAGAAAGAAGTCAGACTAATACATATTCCTGTTTGTTATGACATCATTGTTGGATTAGATATTGAATCCGTTGCTGAACATCATCAAATTAAAATTGAAACACTTATAGAAAAACACTGCTCCAATAAATATTTGGTTTATATGTTAGGATTTACACCCGGATTTGCCTATCTGGGCGGTTTGAATCCGCAACTGGCCACACCGCGTAAACAAACCCCACGAAAACTTATCCCCGCCGGATCTGTTGGTATAGCCGGAAATCAAACAGGAATTTATCCCATTGACAGCCCCGGAGGATGGCAAATTATAGGTCAGACTCCAATTAAGATGTTTGATATCAATCGTAAACCAGAGGTTTTTATCCAATCAGGAGATTACATTCAATTCGACCCTATTACAATTGAAAAGTTTAATAAGATAAAAGAATCAGCACCATTTGAATACCAACTCAATCTAGAAAACTACACTCCTGAATATGAATAA
- a CDS encoding 5-oxoprolinase subunit PxpA, protein MHTIDINCDLGESYGAYKIGNDLAILKYISSANIACGFHAGDPGVIRKTIEAALNHKVAIGAHPGFPDIQGFGRRSMLLTDDELFDTILYQVSALKGMTEALGGKLQHVKPHGAMYNMAAQDYHMAKTIAKAVKQIDASLLFYGLANSQMLQAAKDEGLRTVSETFADRRYTKEGLLVPRSQPDAVIHNSNQCIQQVLIMIKDQKVISADGHEITLNADSICLHGDNMQALELAKAITEALEKSDIHISAVNN, encoded by the coding sequence ATGCATACAATAGATATTAATTGCGATTTGGGTGAGAGCTACGGTGCTTATAAGATTGGCAATGATCTTGCGATATTAAAATACATTTCATCTGCCAATATTGCCTGCGGATTCCATGCCGGCGATCCGGGAGTAATCCGTAAAACCATTGAAGCAGCATTAAATCATAAAGTCGCTATTGGGGCCCATCCTGGATTTCCTGATATACAAGGCTTTGGAAGAAGAAGCATGCTTTTAACTGATGATGAATTATTTGATACCATTCTTTACCAGGTAAGTGCTTTAAAAGGCATGACCGAAGCACTTGGTGGAAAACTCCAGCACGTAAAACCTCATGGTGCCATGTACAATATGGCTGCACAAGACTATCACATGGCTAAAACTATTGCCAAAGCTGTTAAACAAATTGATGCTTCATTATTGTTTTATGGATTGGCAAATTCGCAAATGCTACAGGCAGCGAAAGATGAAGGATTAAGAACGGTAAGTGAAACATTTGCTGACCGCAGATACACAAAAGAAGGACTGTTAGTTCCCCGATCACAACCTGATGCAGTAATACACAACAGCAATCAATGCATTCAACAGGTACTAATCATGATTAAAGATCAGAAAGTAATCAGCGCAGATGGTCATGAAATCACTCTTAATGCAGATTCCATCTGCTTACATGGAGATAACATGCAGGCTCTTGAATTAGCCAAAGCAATAACTGAAGCCCTCGAAAAATCGGATATTCACATTTCAGCCGTTAATAACTGA